A genomic region of Papaver somniferum cultivar HN1 chromosome 7, ASM357369v1, whole genome shotgun sequence contains the following coding sequences:
- the LOC113292989 gene encoding uncharacterized protein LOC113292989 has protein sequence MGHISKMDHHHHHHQHQVVTVVAGQHHGIANKQVLPICDAITTSSVIIDEEKDHDGKVIKSSSNGGDATSKVKAMTRMKMELLRWAAVAKQQTEKGSTSSGKTSFISRKVAYFRNRGNNTIKALRNIGSDDREDVGSLSSPKISFKWDVVSSCSTTNSVSAYSTMSLPITSNIKSKYHHRHDIKTTYKSSSSSSPSNFIIATPTPAAVPDNHHHKDDFVSTASSPASSQYNNSQRTSRFGSWITTDDEFLVLEL, from the exons ATGGGGCACATTAGTAAGAtggatcatcatcatcaccatcatcagcaTCAAGTTGTAACAGTGGTAGCTGGGCAGCATCATGGTATTGCGAATAAACAGGTATTACCAATATGTGATGCGATTACCACTAGTAGTGTTATCATTGATGAAGAGAAGGATCATGATGGGAAGGTGATCAAGAGTAGTAGTAATGGTGGTGATGCTACTAGCAAGGTTAAAGCAATGACAAGAATGAAAATGGAATTGTTGAGATGGGCAGCAGTTGCTAAGCAACAAACAGAGAAAGGATCTACTTCGTCTGGAAAAACATCATTCATCAGTCGAAAG GTGGCTTACTTCCGTAACAGGGGAAATAACACGATTAAAGCACTAAGAAATATTGGGAGCGATGATCGTGAAGATGTTGGTAGCTTAAGCTCTCCTAAAATTAGTTTCAAATGGGATGTAGTAAGCAGTTGTTCAACTACTAATTCTGTATCAGCTTATTCCACAATGTCTCTACCAATTACTTCCAATATCAAATCCAAATATCATCATCGCCACGATATCAAAACCACATATAAGTCGTCCTCATCTTCCTCACCATCCAACTTTATAATTGCTACTCCTACTCCTGCTGCAGTTCCTGACAATCATCATCATAAAGATGACTTTGTTTCGACTGCCTCTTCCCCAGCATCGTCCCAATATAATAACAGTCAGCGCACTTCTAGATTTGGAAGTTGGATCACCACAGATGATGAGT TCTTGGTGTTGGAGTTGTGA
- the LOC113296811 gene encoding ubiquinone biosynthesis monooxygenase COQ6, mitochondrial-like — translation MRVKIDCLSSRYLARKAVANTIDAIKVSKKGFSNDALAREHKLKSGLASNADQHDIAIVGGGMVGMALACALSSNPLTKHLNVAIIDSNPALGRMDGIKKGELPDPRVSAITPATISFFKDVGAWQYVQENRHAIFDQMQVWDYTGSGYTRYNAKDLGKEMLGCVVENKVLHSSLLSCFKDKDFHKTIYPSRLTSMDLLSRPPAKGPDGNSGDSTLHSRGSSAKLDLSDGNSIYAKLVVGADGGQSRVRELAGIQTTGWKYPQSAVICTVEHSTENQCAWQRFLPSGPIALLPVGDNFSNIVWSMSPTEALDRKTMSEDIFVREVNHALDYGYGPHPRPGLLGKDGKFSWEVPPKVVKVVSERMMFPLSLMHAKKYASNHVVLIGDAAHTVHPLAGQGVNLGYADAVALSKIIADGISVGTDIGELSLLKKFESERKPANIMMMAILDGLQKAYSIDLGPFNVLRAAAFSAVQHISPLKKNIVSYATGEQKWPLFL, via the exons ATGCGGGTCAAGATTGATTGTCTCTCTTCTAG GTATCTTGCTAGAAAAGCGGTAGCAAACACCATTGACGCGATCAAAGTTTCAAAGAAGGGTTTTAGTAATGATGCGCTGGCAAGG GAGCACAAGCTGAAGTCTGGGTTAGCAAGTAATGCGGACCAGCATGACATTGCTATTGTTGGAGGAGGCATGGTTGGGATGGCTCTTGCTTGTGCTCTGT CTAGCAATCCATTGACAAAACATTTGAATGTTGCAATAATTGATAGCAACCCTGCCCTGGGAAGGATGGATGGCATCAAGAAAGGTGAACTTCCTGATCCTAGGGTCAGCGCGATCACTCCAgctacaatttcatttttcaaag ATGTGGGTGCTTGGCAATACGTTCAAGAAAATCGACATGCAATTTTCGATCAGATGCAG GTTTGGGACTACACTGGATCAGGGTACACTAGGTACAATGCAAAGGATCTGGGTAAAGAAATGCTAGG GTGTGTGGTGGAGAATAAGGTTCTTCACAGTTCTCTATTGTCGTGTTTTAAG GATAAAGATTTCCATAAGACCATCTATCCTTCCAGGCTGACTTCAATGGATTTATTGTCACGACCACCTGCTAAAGGACCAGATGGCAATTCAGGTGATTCTACGTTGCACAGTCGCGGTAGCTCGGCAAAGCTGGATCTAAGCGATGGAAACAGCATATATGCAAAGTTGGTG GTCGGTGCTGATGGTGGACAGTCACGTGTTAGGGAGTTAGCAGGAATCCAAACAACTGGATGGAAATATCCTCAGAGTGCAGTTATCTGCACTGTTGAACATTCTACTGAAAACCAGTGTGCCTGGCAGAGGTTCTTGCCTTCGGGTCCAATTGCACTTTTACCAGTTGGTGACAATTTCAGCAATATTGTATGGAGTATGAGCCCAACTGAAGCCTTGGATCGTAAGACGATGAGCGAGGACATTTTTGTGAGGGAAGTAAACCATGCTCTAGACTATGGATATGGTCCTCATCCTCGGCCAGGTTTACTTGGTAAAGATGGAAAATTTTCTTGGGAGGTGCCACCTAAAGTAGTGAAAGTAGTCTCTGAAAGGATGATGTTTCCGTTATCACTGATGCATGCCAAAAAATATGCTTCAAACCATGTAGTTCTCATTGGTGATGCAGCACACACTGTTCATCCTTTGGCTGGCCAAGGCGTTAATTTAGGTTACGCAGACGCAGTTGCACTTTCGAAGATCATTGCTGATGGCATCTCTGTGGGTACTGACATTGGAGAG CTCTCTCTATTGAAGAAGTTTGAATCAGAGAGAAAACCTGCAAATATAATGATGATGGCAATACTAGATGGCTTGCAAAAGGCATACTCAATTGATCTTGGGCCTTTCAATGTTTTACGAGCTGCTGCTTTCAGTGCAGTACAACACATCTCGCCGCTaaaaaagaatatcgtctcatatGCCACAGGTGAGCAGAAGTGGCCACTATTTTTGTGA